One genomic segment of Panicum virgatum strain AP13 chromosome 2N, P.virgatum_v5, whole genome shotgun sequence includes these proteins:
- the LOC120659823 gene encoding UDP-glycosyltransferase 91C1-like has translation MAGTQDASSSSSAPSLHVVVFPWLAFGHMIPFLELSKRLARRGHAVTFVSTPRNAARLSAVPPELSARVRVATLELPAVEGLPDGAESTADVPPEKVGLLKAAFDGLAAPFAALVTAGLSGRGGGEADGFERRPDWIILDFAQNWVLPIAEELKIACAMFLIFPAALLAFVGTKQSNEAHPRRTTEDYMAPPPWVPFPSTLSYRRHEAEAIAAVFRPNASGVSDMDRLWQLLHRPSCRLVIDRSCPEAEPRLFSLLTDLFAKPVVPAGLLLPGDAADDEAQPGSGDQPFEAAARWLDEQPRRSVVYVALGSEAPVTAGNIRELAAGLELSGARFLWALRAPRGEPAAALLPGGFERRVAGRGVVVAGWVPQVRVLAHAAVGAFLTHCGWGSTVESLFGFGLPLVMLPFVSDQGLIARAMAARGVGVEVPRDDGGGGSFRGADVAAAVRRVMAGEEGDEMARRARELRDVVGDRVRQERYVDELVELLQRYKSAHWV, from the exons ATGGCAGGAACCCAAGATGCTTCGTCCTCTTCCTCGGCGCCGTCTCTCCACGTCGTGGTGTTCCCATGGCTGGCGTTCGGCCACATGATCCCGTTCCTCGAGCTCTCCAAGCGgctggcgcggcgcggccacgccgtCACCTTCGTGTCCACGCCGAGGAACGCCGCCAGGCTGAGCGCTGTCCCGCCGGAGCTGTCCGCGCGCGTCCGCGTCGCCACGCTGGAGCTGCCGGCGGTCGAAGGACTGCCGGACGGCGCCGAGTCGACGGCCGACGTCCCGCCGGAGAAGGTCGGGCTCCTCAAGGCGGCGTTCgacggcctcgccgcgccgttCGCGGCCCTTGTCACTGCTGGCctcagcggccgcggcggcggcgaggccgacgGGTTTGAGAGGAGGCCCGACTGGATCATACTCGACTTCGCGCAGAACTGGGTCTTGCCGATCGCCGAGGAGCTCAAG ATCGCGTGCGCCATGTTCCTCATCTTTCCGGCGGCCCTCTTGGCGTTCGTCGGCACGAAGCAGTCGAACGAGGCGCACCCTCGCCGGACGACGGAGGACtacatggcgccgccgccgtgggtgcCCTTCCCCTCCACGCTCTCCTACCGCCGCCACGAGGCCGAGGCCATCGCCGCCGTGTTCCGGCCCAACGCCTCCGGCGTCTCCGACATGGACCGCCTCTGGCAGCTGCTGCATCGCCCGTCCTGCCGCCTCGTCATCGACCGCAGCTGCCCGGAGGCCGAGCCGCGGCTGTTCTCGCTCCTCACGGACCTCTTCGCCAAGCCCGTCGTCCCCGCAGGCCTCCTCCTGCCCGGCGACGCCGCGGACGACGAAGCGCAGCCGGGCAGTGGTGACCAGCCGTTCGAGGCGGCCGCGCGGTGGCTGGACGAGCAGCCCCGTAGGTCCGTCGTCTACGTGGCGCTGGGGAGCGAGGCGCCCGTGACGGCGGGCAACATCCGGGAGCTCGCGGCCGGGCTGGAGCTCTCCGGCGCGCGCTTCCTCTGGGCGCTCCGTGCGCCGCgcggcgagcccgccgccgcgctgctccccGGCGGGTTcgagcggcgcgtggccgggcgCGGCGTGGTGGTCGCCGGGTGGGTGCCGCAGGTGCGCGTGCTCGCGCACGCCGCGGTGGGCGCGTTCCTGACGCACTGCGGGTGGGGCTCCACGGTGGAGAGCCTGTTCGGGTTCGGGCTCCCGCTGGTGATGCTGCCTTTCGTGTCCGACCAGGGCCTCATCGcgcgggccatggcggcgcgcggcgtgggcgtCGAGGTGCCgagggacgacggcggcggcgggtccttCCGCGGGGCCGacgtcgcggcggcggtgcggcgggtgatggcgggggaggagggcgatGAGATGGCGCGCAGGGCCAGGGAGCTGCGGGACGTCGTCGGGGACAGGGTGAGGCAGGAGCGCTACGTCGATGAGCTGGTGGAGTTGCTGCAGCGCTACAAGTCAGCTCACTGGGTATGA